Below is a genomic region from Megalopta genalis isolate 19385.01 chromosome 10, iyMegGena1_principal, whole genome shotgun sequence.
gtgattgaggctgccactcagtaaggactggcttagtcgcgcgcgcatttgctcccagtaccggctaaattttcgctattcattgtgttgtgcttattcctttaaaaataataataaataataatataattattataattataattcataaggatatggggaggtcagcatacaggaggtcagctactaacaaaacagtaaagaagcgaaaaccgtcgatagctaaaagtcgattaataggctatcggtcgataagcattggcaatcgaaaagccgataaataggctagcggtcgataaagtgttaactatGAAACCTCCAGACGAATGTGTCAGTCAGCCGGTCGATTTGCCTGCTTGCCTTGCCTATCCGATTGCCTACCAGTCAACTAGCCTCTACCCCGGGCTTACCACAAAGGTTATGGTCGTTCGCCTCGAACAACATTCCGCATTTAACCTTTTGTTTTGGTAACGAGATTACCatcaaacagagaaagagaagcGAAATTATATCGATTCCGACCGACATCATTGAAACGGCTCTGCTCTTTCCCGAAGAAACTTCGAGATTCGCAAACGGAATCTATGAGACCTTGCGTAGGCTTAGATCTTCCGATCCACTTAATTTCACTCCGAACCActtatttttttcttattttaggAAATCTCTCATGAGATTTATTACAAAGATAGACCACTGATCGAAAACTCTCAGGCAAATTTTCAAATCCTTACCCCCACCACAAGGGTGGTTTACAGGGTCAAATCGGATTAATAGATTATGTACAACTTGTTCTGTTCTATTCAATCGAAAATTATGAATAAATTGCTACTAACAATACAGTCATATTGCCAAATTGCGTTGcaatattaaaattacaataTCTCCCAAAGTAATAGTTTTTCGACATAAATAtgttaatacatttttattcagaatTCCGAGGTGCATCGAATCGTGtacaaaaaattatataaacgaTAATAAATTAGATCTGACTTATTTTTCTACGAACACTGATCATGACTCCAGTATACTAgtaaattttgtaaaaatcaTAGTAGCAGATGAGGTTTATTTTGTCACTAAAAAGTACAATAAAATCTTTTTCTCttcttaaattaatttgaaagaCAATATTCTTTTTCTTATAAACGTAACAACAATTGTcgttttacatttatattataagatGAAAACAGGGAAACTTTAACCCTCGGAAGACCGACCCCGACGCAGCCACGTGCAGGGCATATGCTGGATCAATTGTTAACATTTAAAACAAAGATTTTACtgtttttatttattacaaattttgcaatattacaaatataatgTAACTGACTATTGTGTATTTTTCctgaatatacatataaacatATTCAAGTGGCAGGGAGTGAGAAATATCGCTCACACGATCTGCTACTACTTACAGTGATACAACTCTTGCACTATCGTGTTAGCGTGATCAAAAAGTTGTATTTTTGTACACaaaagtataaattaatatttcataggCAGAAAACGTCGGCAACAGATTCTCGCTATTGTGACTGAAGAATATAAATAGTTACAAAATAAAACTATTTTCCGAGCAGAACAGGAATTTGCTACTGTTTCTTGCTGTTCACGAAATATTACCTTAAAACAAAATGGTAAGAAGTATGCACTAGTGCCGCAAACTACAATCTCAACATCGATCTAAGAAAACATCAATTCCTTGATTAATCGATATCTTAAAACATCGAGTGAAAACAATAGTATAAAACATCGATTACATCTAAGAATCGATGCAACATCGTTCATCACTACTGGCAACTAGTGTGACTATTTGCCTGCACATAAAACATCCCTCGCGTCCGAACGTCCTCGAAATCCTTTACAAACCTCCTACTGTGGACGCTCCTGTGTTGTAGGCAAATGGTCACACTACTGGCAATTCTAGTACGAATACACATCGACGTCCCCACTCGCAACTGCGCCTGCGCAGCTTCATCTACCGCGCCTGCCATCTGCACATGTGCATCTCTCTTTACTTTTCCCAGTAACGGCAACAGTAACCAACGGTAACGGTCATCAGTGTAGCGTCATTCTTTGGTTATAAGTCATTTTCTTTCTGTACTTCTCATTGTTCGGCGTGTATTTGATCTTGTGTTTTCTTTCTGATTCCTCGGAAGTTATTTTTGTCTATCTTAACATGAAGTATGGATTCATGTCCAGGTAAGATAAATATGTAACACTTGTGTATGAACATAATCAGAAGAGTTATAATTAGAATAATAATGAGTTTTGTATTAATAGAGGGTGCAAATTCAAGTACAAGTACTTCTTGTACTAGTATGACTCCTCCTCCTGCCAAGTGGAAGAGAGAACATTGCAAAGTACAGTTCCAAGATGAGTGGCTTCAAGAGCCAGAATTTAAAGTGTGGCTTGAAAAATGTGCGAACACTAGAAAAGCAAAATGTGCACTGTGTAAAAAAGTTCTATCAGCACATAGAGGCAACCTATTAAGGCACAGAAATTCAGAAAGACATTGTCGATACGAAGAAATTACAAAGCACTTAATTTCAACAGAAGGTACGAACTGTGCATTAAGTTTATAACTAAAATAGTAATTATACatacaaataattaaaatgaaaGACACGTAGACATGTAATATaactgtgataaacattatttatagGGTATAATGTGGATGGtggatataaaaataaaaaagtattggCCAGAATAGCAGAAATGAGACTATGTATGAACATAATTGAGCATAACCGTAGCTTTAATTCGTTCAATCATTTCATAGATATGTTATATGCATGTTTTCCGGATTCAGAAATTTTAACAGAGGTTTCCCTAAGAAGGACTAAAATATATGCTATTATAACAAATGTACTGAATCAAGCAATAATTGAGAAACACATAGAAATTTTAGTAAATAAATTCTTCTCTACTCTTGTGGATGAGAGCACAGATGTTTCCAATGATAAAAACCTGTGTATTTTAGTCCGTTATGTCGATGAAGGTGCAATTGTAACATATTTATTAGATTACATCAAGATCTCAAAAAGCAATGCAGAAAACCTATACAAATGTTTCATATATGCGTTACAAAAAAACAACTTAGACATTGCAAATCTAGTGGGTGTATGCATAGATAACGCTAATGTAATGTTGGAGAAACACAATTCCTTTGTTTCAAGGATTTTAGCCAAAAACAGTGAAGTTGTAATAGTTCCATGTACGTGCCACTGCATGCATTTGATTGCATACAGTGCAACGAAATGTTTGCCAACAGAAATTGTCAGTGTtatctataaaatatataattatttctcCAGAAGTCCCAAGAGGCAAAATATGTGGAATGAAACtttcaaaatttttaatattggAGAGAGAAAAATAATTCAACCCAGTCCAACCCGGTGGTTGATGTTGAGAAAGTCAATAAATATCATTTTAATGCAGTTCCCAGCGTTAGTACAATTTTTCTTGGACGCTTTCGTGACAGATAACACGGAATCAGTTACCtacatttttaaaatattaaataacagATTAACAAAAGTATATTTAGAATTTTTAAAGTATATACTTGGAGTAATGAATAAGtataatctcctcttccaaagcAATGATGTAATGATACATCTTTTATCCCATAAGCTAAATaagtttttaaaatttttaggATCATCATTTTTGACGTACGAGTGCATTAATACAGCACAACATTTACATGCTATTGATATTTATGACAATAAGAACTTAATGCCTGTCGAAGAAATACTTCTTCATGCAGATGCTGAAGCAGCGATGGAGGAAGTCAAGAGTACCAATGATGTAAGCGATGATGACATGAAACAATTTTatcaaaatatacaaaaattttatcaaactgcatatgaagctgcaACTGCAAGACTGCCCTTCGATGAAGAATTTTTAAATGCTTTAGACTTTCTAAATCCTACAATTACATTAGATATTCGCATGCACAAAGACCAATTGAAtcatattttgcaaaaatttcCTTCGAAATTCGATAACCATAATGTACATTTAGAATGGCGTGAAATTGCTGTATATTTTGAACCCAACGAGACAATTGAAATTGCAAAATTAAACATTTGTGACTTCTGGAAGAAAATAAGTCAAATTAAAAATCCACTAGGTCAATGTAGATTCCCCAACATTATGAAAGTCGTACAGTTATGCTTAGCGTTACCCCACTCTAATGCCGAAGTTGAGAGATTTTTCTCCATGataagcaaaataaaaactgataAGAGAAATAAGTTAAGATGTAAAACGATAAGTTCATTAACTAGACTGAAATTAGATTTAAAGAGTACAAAAAAAACGTGTGCTAACTGGCAACCGTCGAAAAGGGCATTACAGTTATGTAATGATGATGACATGTACAAAAAGGAAACGATACCACAACATTTAACTGGTATCATTTTACCAGATGAAGAAGAGACTGAGTCGGATACGGATACAGATAGAAATAATAGTGAAACCCAGTATGTATAGAAAATTATTACGaatttatgtattattaaatgttttatCAATTCATTAATTTTTACTTTCGTCACGTTACAGTATTACAAATCATATTTTCACTCTGCAAAAGGAGATCACCAAAAATTAGCTAGGTATCAATAAatcataaaaaattaaattttatgcattttgtaACCATCATAAAACGTACAGAATAAACATTTGTGATCTGAAACATACTTATTTGATGATATATTGCCAAGTCCATTCAAATTATCCTATCCATTCTGTGTACACTATGCAACGTAGAAATAGCTCTACGTTAATTCAAATTTCAAGTACAGTTTCTCACACACAAATAAGAAACAGGTAGAAGATGTAGTAATTTATTATATCTAAATATTGACATTGTAAACAAGTAATGTATTTgcttactaaataaaatatcggaCAAAATtgactttttaaaacgcaatatctTCCTTAAATCTTGGACTAAACGactagattttttttaaatgatagtgGAACTAGTCTAATAGACAACGACTATAgtgcttttttaattttgctattacttggaataatcaaaaaaataaactcttgttttttaactttttcatctgagtctattatgaaaatttaaaaaatgcattttgtaaatCCTGATAATTTATATACGTACTGAAAATTTAGTTACAAGCgtaaaaagattttaaaaactgcagatttttcacactgtgatttttgcgatctttaattatttacagTTTATTTCAagatcaaccgatttcgatgaaatttttagtACGCATACAAGCCACTAGGATTTACAAAACGcatcttttaaattttcgttacaggctcagataaaaaacttaaaaaacatgagttttttatttttttttgtcattccaagtaatagcaaaatttaaaaaaaagcatgTAGTacttgtctagtagactagtctcaCTATCATTTAAAAGAAATTCTAGTCGTTTAGTCCAAAACTTAAAAACTGCGTATTATCCACTcaatttgttattgttgtaaGATCTAGTTCTCATAAGAAACTATTTTTACGATTCTAGAAAACACTTGTCCACAAAGCGTTAACTATTCCTTCCTATTCTAATTACACATGTATGACTATTTTTTCACATTGTGCACTGTGTCACACAAGCTATTAGAGAAGCATGCAATAAGTAGTTTATAATGGCTTGGATAGAGTAATTATAGGGGAAAAAAAGAATGAATGGAAACGCATGAATGAGCAGAGTTTGTAAACAAAGTTCAATTCCTAGCGGTGAAAAAGCGATGAACAGAACAGAATATACATGGCGTCTCAAAATAAGTGGGCAACATTTTGTGTACTGATTCAGTACATAAATAAAGCAATcaataaacaaaaagaaataaatataagcTAATAGGGGAGAGTATAGTTACATATGCTAAAATGTTTAAAAGACAAATGAAATAAGTTATAGCTAGCCTGTGAATCTTGATGCAAATTGCATTTCCGGTTTTGCcataaatacgtaaaatccATTGTTATATTGTTGCATATTGTCGATAATATAACTATAGAGTAACGTAAGTATAAAATTGTTTATTAATGACATATAGtgatatatgtatacaatacataatttatattctgaatttataatatattatttacattaaaaattataattaatgttagttaatatttaaattaactgTATGTTAATATTGTTGTAATGAGACGTTTCTCGTTTTGTACATACAGTTCTCAATGTGTACATTGTTCTCAATTtagatattaattttataatattgaaaATTAGTAATAAATCTTTATTTGGTAAATTTAAATCTGGACTATTAGTTAGGGCTCCAAGAATTTTTAACATAGTAACTGCCACATCAGTGTCCATAAAGCATATAGAAAATTAGAACAACTTATTTAGTGATATAAAAGTAGAAAAGATAAAATTCATTATAACTCTCTAGGCTGCGAATCTTTGTACATTTATGGCAGGTACAGATTTTTGGCATACGCGAAAATTTATAAATGAACAAAGtctaataacaattttattccagttttagaaaaaaagaagaaactttTCTTTAATCCTAATTTTTATAACGCGACGCATGAAAATTAGAAATTGCATAAGATCAGCAGTCCAAGTATAACATTTACTTCTGTATCCTTCGTACAGCTCGTATATATAGATCCTGACACAGTTCGGCTCACTTAATGGattgtaataagaattaatttactagtttaataaaatatattatgtcAGTGATATACGACTGACGCGGCGCTAAAAGTATTCAAAAATATCACATTCCCTGAAGTTCTACCTATAATATAAGGCCTAGTGCCGGAATGGAGACTTTGAAATTGACGTTGTAATGGACTATAAAGTTTCAGTGTACTCCGGTTTAGGTAAGCTCCACCACTACGTCAACTGTCTGTACCGCCCACCATGCCCGTTATTACCTCCGATGTGGACTGAAAACAACGTCGACAGGTATCATACTCGTTTCGATGACCTCAGTTAAGTTGCAGAACGGTTTTATTAACTACGAGAGGCACGTTTCGAaactatacagggtgacccattTAAATCGATTCAGTCAAATATCTTCGACAACCGTCGACGATATTaagaaatgtttcaaacgaaatttgaataattttaggGAGCATTTAATTTGATATTAATAAGATTTCTCTAGGTGAACGGCTCGAGGTCATATGAAGGTcaactttatttttttaaatgggatcatattttttattataccgGTCGATTCAGCTCGTCGTTCTCTGCATAAAAATACTAAGAAATTTCTTACGAAAAATCAATAATTTAGAAATGTCTCTACAGTGTGTCATGTAAACAGTTCACCCTGAAACAGTCTGCATACAACACCATTTATCGTACAAATTAGTGATTTTGTCTATTTTTTGTATAGTGTATAAAATTTATGAAAGTatgataaatattaaattttttattgtgCACAATTATTGAGACTCAGTCTTCAGGGGAGAGCGGCACAGTAACAGATTTTAGTAAATCATAGACACACGGTAACTGGCTCCAgaacttttttttctttctcctaATTTTCAAAGGAGATTTGATACTTGTGTAATGGGAAAATTTATATTGGTAAAAAAAGAATTCCTGAAGAATTTAAGTCATTTTAATTTAGTTTAAATTGCTAAAGTTGTATTTAGTAGCGAAATCTCCTGAAGGCTGctaacagggcacagtaattggctcctctaCCTTAACTTCTTTCATCTTATTCTTAAGAAACATTTCACCTTCAACAGAAAACTAAAGAATTAATCCTCTACAGACTTTTAGGCCATCGAATCCATTATCGTTATCCTCGTCAGTGTGTGTCGACGggacgaaacaaaaaaaaaaaaaacataacaGGTCGGCCGCGGTTTATCTCGctcttatatttttttttctttggtGCGTAGATAATAAAAATCGTTCAACACGAGCGATTGCGGGAAACGGATCGATCATCGGTCGAACGTGTCGACGAAATACATTATGTAAAAGGAAGTACCCggaatttgtaaataaaacacAAACCATGTACTTGTATATTCATCAATCTAATTTTGTCGCCTTCAAAATAGGTCTCTGAGTCAATATCCGTACAGTGTGTTAAAAAAGTTTTtgtgcaccttttaaaacagaacaacttttttataattgagcCAAGCGATTTAAATCTTTTGGGAGCGTTAGTGGGATTAGTTcactagacaatggctaaaaagttattttcaaatataagaatgatgtttcttcaactttcacatctgagcctataatgaaaatttaaacaatgcacTTTCAAGATCTTGGTAACTTgtatgcatactgaaaatttcattaaattgATTAACGTTGTTACGAGCTACAGACAATTAAAGattgcaaaaatcgcagttcttCACAGCTTTCGACCGATAACTACAAGAAATCTCGAGTCCCTGcaatctttaattgtttgttgCTTATAACAACGTTATCCGATCCTGACtcccgtcgcgcgtctcgcttCCCGTGATATGTATGTGT
It encodes:
- the LOC117220178 gene encoding uncharacterized protein LOC117220178 isoform X2, producing the protein MDSCPEGANSSTSTSCTSMTPPPAKWKREHCKVQFQDEWLQEPEFKVWLEKCANTRKAKCALCKKVLSAHRGNLLRHRNSERHCRYEEITKHLISTEGYNVDGGYKNKKVLARIAEMRLCMNIIEHNRSFNSFNHFIDMLYACFPDSEILTEVSLRRTKIYAIITNVLNQAIIEKHIEILVNKFFSTLVDESTDVSNDKNLCILVRYVDEGAIVTYLLDYIKISKSNAENLYKCFIYALQKNNLDIANLVGVCIDNANVMLEKHNSFVSRILAKNSEVVIVPCTCHCMHLIAYSATKCLPTEIVSVIYKIYNYFSRSPKRQNMWNETFKIFNIGERKIIQPSPTRWLMLRKSINIILMQFPALVQFFLDAFVTDNTESVTYIFKILNNRLTKVYLEFLKYILGVMNKYNLLFQSNDVMIHLLSHKLNKFLKFLGSSFLTYECINTAQHLHAIDIYDNKNLMPVEEILLHADAEAAMEEVKSTNDVNVDSPTL
- the LOC117220178 gene encoding uncharacterized protein LOC117220178 isoform X3 produces the protein MDSCPEGANSSTSTSCTSMTPPPAKWKREHCKVQFQDEWLQEPEFKVWLEKCANTRKAKCALCKKVLSAHRGNLLRHRNSERHCRYEEITKHLISTEGYNVDGGYKNKKVLARIAEMRLCMNIIEHNRSFNSFNHFIDMLYACFPDSEILTEVSLRRTKIYAIITNVLNQAIIEKHIEILVNKFFSTLVDESTDVSNDKNLCILVRYVDEGAIVTYLLDYIKISKSNAENLYKCFIYALQKNNLDIANLVGVCIDNANVMLEKHNSFVSRILAKNSEVVIVPCTCHCMHLIAYSATKCLPTEIVSVIYKIYNYFSRSPKRQNMWNETFKIFNIGERKIIQPSPTRWLMLRKSINIILMQFPALVQFFLDAFVTDNTESVTYIFKILNNRLTKVYLEFLKYILGVMNKYNLLFQSNDVMIHLLSHKLNKFLKFLGSSFLTYECINTAQHLHAIDIYDNKNLMPVEEILLHADAEAAMEEVKSTNDI
- the LOC117220178 gene encoding uncharacterized protein LOC117220178 isoform X5, whose translation is MDSCPEGANSSTSTSCTSMTPPPAKWKREHCKVQFQDEWLQEPEFKVWLEKCANTRKAKCALCKKVLSAHRGNLLRHRNSERHCRYEEITKHLISTEGYNVDGGYKNKKVLARIAEMRLCMNIIEHNRSFNSFNHFIDMLYACFPDSEILTEVSLRRTKIYAIITNVLNQAIIEKHIEILVNKFFSTLVDESTDVSNDKNLCILVRYVDEGAIVTYLLDYIKISKSNAENLYKCFIYALQKNNLDIANLVGVCIDNANVMLEKHNSFVSRILAKNSEVVIVPCTCHCMHLIAYSATKCLPTEIVSVIYKIYNYFSRSPKRQNMWNETFKIFNIGERKIIQPSPTRWLMLRKSINIILMQFPAIIIFDVRVH
- the LOC117220178 gene encoding uncharacterized protein LOC117220178 isoform X1, with product MDSCPEGANSSTSTSCTSMTPPPAKWKREHCKVQFQDEWLQEPEFKVWLEKCANTRKAKCALCKKVLSAHRGNLLRHRNSERHCRYEEITKHLISTEGYNVDGGYKNKKVLARIAEMRLCMNIIEHNRSFNSFNHFIDMLYACFPDSEILTEVSLRRTKIYAIITNVLNQAIIEKHIEILVNKFFSTLVDESTDVSNDKNLCILVRYVDEGAIVTYLLDYIKISKSNAENLYKCFIYALQKNNLDIANLVGVCIDNANVMLEKHNSFVSRILAKNSEVVIVPCTCHCMHLIAYSATKCLPTEIVSVIYKIYNYFSRSPKRQNMWNETFKIFNIGERKIIQPSPTRWLMLRKSINIILMQFPALVQFFLDAFVTDNTESVTYIFKILNNRLTKVYLEFLKYILGVMNKYNLLFQSNDVMIHLLSHKLNKFLKFLGSSFLTYECINTAQHLHAIDIYDNKNLMPVEEILLHADAEAAMEEVKSTNDVSDDDMKQFYQNIQKFYQTAYEAATARLPFDEEFLNALDFLNPTITLDIRMHKDQLNHILQKFPSKFDNHNVHLEWREIAVYFEPNETIEIAKLNICDFWKKISQIKNPLGQCRFPNIMKVVQLCLALPHSNAEVERFFSMISKIKTDKRNKLRCKTISSLTRLKLDLKSTKKTCANWQPSKRALQLCNDDDMYKKETIPQHLTGIILPDEEETESDTDTDRNNSETHITNHIFTLQKEITKN
- the LOC117220178 gene encoding uncharacterized protein LOC117220178 isoform X4 produces the protein MDSCPEGANSSTSTSCTSMTPPPAKWKREHCKVQFQDEWLQEPEFKVWLEKCANTRKAKCALCKKVLSAHRGNLLRHRNSERHCRYEEITKHLISTEGSSFLTYECINTAQHLHAIDIYDNKNLMPVEEILLHADAEAAMEEVKSTNDVSDDDMKQFYQNIQKFYQTAYEAATARLPFDEEFLNALDFLNPTITLDIRMHKDQLNHILQKFPSKFDNHNVHLEWREIAVYFEPNETIEIAKLNICDFWKKISQIKNPLGQCRFPNIMKVVQLCLALPHSNAEVERFFSMISKIKTDKRNKLRCKTISSLTRLKLDLKSTKKTCANWQPSKRALQLCNDDDMYKKETIPQHLTGIILPDEEETESDTDTDRNNSETHITNHIFTLQKEITKN
- the LOC117220178 gene encoding uncharacterized protein LOC117220178 isoform X6, whose protein sequence is MDSCPEGANSSTSTSCTSMTPPPAKWKREHCKVQFQDEWLQEPEFKVWLEKCANTRKAKCALCKKVLSAHRGNLLRHRNSERHCRYEEITKHLISTEGYNVDGGYKNKKVLARIAEMRLYLKSTKKTCANWQPSKRALQLCNDDDMYKKETIPQHLTGIILPDEEETESDTDTDRNNSETHITNHIFTLQKEITKN